Proteins encoded in a region of the Quercus lobata isolate SW786 chromosome 8, ValleyOak3.0 Primary Assembly, whole genome shotgun sequence genome:
- the LOC115956109 gene encoding digalactosyldiacylglycerol synthase 2, chloroplastic has translation MDKKQHIAIFTTASLPWMTGTAVNPLFRAAYLSKDGERKVTLVIPWLSLKEQVLVYPSNITFRSPSEQEKYVRQWLEERSGFASCFSIRFYPGRFSTDKRSILAVGDISEIIPDEEADIAVLEEPEHLTWFHHGKRWKVKFRLVVGIIHTNYMEYVKREKSGMQASLLKYANTWVVNIYCHMVIRLSAATQDYPKSIICNVHGVNPKFLEIGKKKIAQQQNGKQTFTKGAYYIGKMVWSKGYKELLKLLRDHQKELAGLEVDLYGSGEDSDQVQEAAKKLELAVSVQPGRDHSDPLFHDYKVFLNPSTTDVVCTTTAEALAMGKIVVCANHPSNEFFKQFPNCWTYDSSNGFVEATRRALAEEPEQLTDAHRHELSWESATERFLKVADLDQVPTRKLSTSPSKNFMSTSFNMKRNMEDASAYMHHVISGFEASRRMFGAIPGSLQPNEEQCKELGLAVRAGKHGSRK, from the exons ATGGATAAAAAGCAGCATATAGCCATTTTTACTACCGCCAGCCTTCCATGGATGACTGGAACTGCTGTCAACCCTCTGTTTCGTGCAGCTTATCTTTCAAAAGACGGGGAGAGAAAGGTCACCTTGGTGATTCCATGGTTATCTTTGAAAGAGCAAGTACTAGTATATCCCAGCAACATCACATTCAGATCACCTTCAGAGCAGGAAAAATATGTTCGTCAGTGGCTTGAGGAGAGGTCTGGATTTGCATCTTGTTTCAGCATACGTTTTTATCCTGGAAGG TTTTCTACAGATAAAAGGAGCATTCTTGCTGTTGGAGATATTTCAGAAATCATCCCTGATGAAGAGGCAGATATTGCTGTTCTTGAGGAGCCTGAGCATCTTACATGGTTTCATCATGGGAAGAGATGGAAGGTCAAATTCCGCCTGGTTGTAGGAATTATTCATACCAATTATATGGAATAtgtgaagagagagaagagtgggATGCAAGCATCTCTTCTTAAATACGCAAATACCTGGGTTGTTAATATCTATTGCCACATG GTAATCAGATTATCTGCTGCCACGCAGGATTATCCCAAATCAATAATTTGCAATGTTCATGGAGTCAATCCCAAGTTCCTTGAGATAGGCAAGAAAAAGATAGCGCAACAACAAAATGGGAAGCAAACCTTCACCAAAGGTGCCTACTACATTGGGAAGATGGTATGGAGCAAAGGCTACAAGGAGCTACTAAAACTTCTTCGTGATCACCAGAAGGAACTAGCTGGGCTTGAGGTTGATTTATATGGAAGTGGTGAGGACTCAGATCAGGTCCAGGAAGCTGCTAAGAAGTTGGAACTAGCTGTCAGTGTTCAACCTGGGCGTGATCATTCTGATCCTCTATTCCATGA TTATAAAGTCTTTCTGAATCCAAGCACCACAGATGTAGTCTGTACCACCACAGCTGAAGCACTGGCAATGGGAAAAATTGTTGTATGTGCCAATCATCCTTCAAATGAATTCTTCAAGCAGTTCCCCAATTGCTGGACCTATGATAGCAGCAATGGCTTTGTTGAAGCCACACGAAGGGCATTAGCTGAAGAGCCTGAACAGCTGACAGATGCTCATAGGCATGAATTATCATGGGAGTCAGCTACAGAACGGTTTCTGAAGGTTGCTGATCTGGACCAGGTACCTACAAGGAAACTGTCAACAAGTCCTTCAAAGAACTTTATGTCCACATCTTTCAATATGAAGAGGAACATGGAGGATGCATCAGCATATATGCATCATGTGATTTCTGGGTTTGAAGCATCTCGAAGAATGTTTGGTGCAATTCCAGGGAGCTTGCAACCAAATGAAGAACAATGCAAAGAGCTAGGGTTGGCTGTTCGTGCAGGAAAGCATGGCTCAAGAAAATGA
- the LOC115954510 gene encoding uncharacterized protein LOC115954510, protein MAAGNSKNLMPTEVKEEEMESDTESVGSTDSQLPPLRLYSINVGQWDDPKVANRQCGQCGKVGNLTCFSASFRKWALRRATKEELKQHCSRCDEFGHNCLSCSMPMTDEWERFPKPRPTKAAPAGPIKSPRKTRKPPHCSECGAAGHNRRSCIVRRIIMK, encoded by the exons ATGGCTGCTGGGAATTCAAAGAATTTGATGCCCACTGAGGTTAAGGAGGAAGAGATGGAGTCTGATACTGAATCCGTG GGATCCACCGATTCTCAACTACCTCCATTGCGTCTGTATAGTATAAATGTGGGCCAATGGGATGATCCAAAAGTGGCTAATCGACAATGTGGCCAATGTGGTAAAGTTGGGAATTTGACTTGTTTCTCAGCTAGTTTCCGCAAATGG GCACTTAGGAGAGCTACAAAAGAAGAGCTCAAGCAACACTGCAGCCGCTGTGATGAATTTGGACATAACTGTTTGAGTTGTTCCATGCCCATGACTGATGAATGG GAACGGTTTCCTAAACCTCGACCAACTAAAGCTGCTCCAGCTGGCCCCATCAAATCTCCAAGGAAAACAAGGAAACCACCACACTGCAGTGAATGTGGTGCAGCAGGACATAATCGACGGAGTTGTATAGTCCGTCGCATAATCATGAAATGA